One Streptomyces sp. CG4 genomic window, GTTCTCGGACTTCAGCACGCCCTCCTTGGTCTGCAGCCACTGGAGGGTCTCCTGCGCGCTGCCCGCCTCGGCACCGCCGTTGAGGATCCGCACCCGTACGTCGGAGGGCGCGGACCTGCTGCCCTTCAGGCGCGCGGCCTCCGCGTCCTTCTCCGCCTTCTGCTTCTTCTTCACCTCGGTGAAGGAGACGTCGTTCTTGATGGCGTCGAAGACGTTGGGGGCGGTGGTCTGGTTGACGACGACCGTCTTGTGGACGACGCCGTCGGCCGGGTTGTCGATCACGGGCACGGTCACGAACGAGATGTTCTTCGTCGGGACCTTCTTCAGCTCCAGCGCGATGTCCTTGAGCGTGCCCACGGAGCCGATGCCCTGGTCGACGGTCAGCGCCTTCGTGGCGGCCTCGGCGAGGTCGATCAGCTTCGACGGGTTGGTGAGCGTGTCGCTGGAGGACATCTTCCGCATCAGCGAGCCCATGAACTGCTGCTGCACCTTGATGCGGTCGAGGTCGCCCTGGTTGCCCCAGCTGTGCCGGGTGCGGACGAAGGCCAGTGCCTGCTCGCCCTCGATCTTGTGCTGGCCCGCGCTCAGCTTGAGGTGCGACTCCTTGTCGTCCACCGCGTGCGCGAGACACACGTCCACCCCGCCGACCGCCGAGGTCAGCGTCTTCACCGCGTTGAAGTCCACCATCATGAAGTGGTCCGGCATGATGCCGGTGACCGCCTGCACCGTGCGCATGGTGCAGCCGGGATCCCGGCCGTCCTGCCCCAGGCTGGTGTTGAAGCGGACGTTGTCCGTGCCGGGGACGACCTTCTCGCTGCCGTCGGGCTGCTTGGTGGGGCAGTCCGGCACGTTCGTGATCAGGTCGCGCGGAATGCTGAGCGCGGTCGCGTTCGTCCGGTCCTTGGAGACGTGCAGCAGGATGTTGGTGTCGGCGTGCCCGACGCTGCCCTTGTCGCCGTAGCCCTCGTTGCCCTTGCCGGTGCGTTTGTCGGTGCCGATGATCAGGATGTTGAAGGCGTCGTTCTTGCTGAAGCCGTTCTTGGCCGCGCTGCCGACGTCCGTCGTGGTGACGTTGCCCTCGAGGTGCTTCAGGTACAGATAGCCGGCCGTGCCGACGGCGATCACCACGAACGCCGTGCCGCCGGCGGTCCACGCCAGGGCCTTCTTGGCCTTCGACTTCTTCTTCACCGGCCGCCGCGTCGCCCGACGCCCCTGCGCGGCCTCCGGCTCGCCGCCCTTGCGCCGGCCCGACCGTGGCGGCGGTACGGTACCGCCGCGCGCCTTGCCCTTCTCGCGGGTCTCGCCGGGCGCCGAGTCCTTACGGCGGCGCGGTGCGCCGGCGTTGTCCCGGGCGGCGGGTCTGCGGGGGCGGGGGACCGACGACTGCGGTGCGGAAGGGCTCAGTCGCAGTTCGTATTCGCCGGTGTTCGGATTGAGTACCCACTGGTCTGCGGGGTCGATGTTGTCCGCCCGCCCACGGCCTTGCGCGTCCACGGTTGTCCGAATCCTCCGTCGGGGCCACGCGGCGCCTTCCCCCTCAAAGGCGCTCGGGTCTCGGTGAAACAGTGCACGGCCCCAGGACGGACCTCGTGGCCGGGTGCACCGGATCGCTCACACTATCCGGCCAGTTCAGCGCCAAGCGACGCCGGTGACAAATTCCCTTGCCTACAACTGGGCAATCCGGCTCATTTCCTGGAGGGAAGTTCGGCGTCTTGATGTGCGCATTACTCACAGGTGTGTTCGGCGGCGGTGTTCCCGTGGAACGTGGGCGCGGGGGAGGCATCGCCTTTCGCGGGCGGGGTGCTGCCGTTCGAGGGATCGGGATCGCCCTTCGCGGGGGAGAGTTCGCCCTTTTCGCCCGTCTGTGGGGCCTTGCTCGGCGTGTTCCGGGCCACCGCCACGGGCCGGTCGGCCCGCAGCCGCGCGAACAGCTTCTCGGCTTCCGGCTCCACGAGTTGGTCACGGTTGGCGTCGTAGACGTACGACTCCCTCGGTACGGTCAGGAACTGCACCTGTTCGGTGGGGATACCGCGCAGCCCGCGCACCAATTGGTACATCCCGCGCAGACTTGCCAGTTCCGGATCGGTGGTGAGCGAGGAGGTCGCCGCGTCCAGCACCGGATACAGCTTCACCGGGTTCAGCAGGACGTCGTTGCTCTGCATCTTGTCGACGAGCGCGGCGAGGAACCGCTGCTGGCGTTCCATCCGTTCGGTGTCGCTGCCGTCGCCGAGCGACTTGCGGGCCCGTACATAACCGAGTGCCTGCTCCCCGTCGAGCCCGACCTTCCCCGCGGGCAGCTTGAGCCTGGCCGCCTTGTCGTCGATGGGTTCCTTCAGACAGACCTGCACCCCGTCGACGGCGTCCACCATCTCCTTGAACCCGCTGAAGTCCACGACCACGTGATGGTCGATCCGAATGTCCGTCAGCTTCTCGACGGTCCGAATCGTGCACGCCGAACCGCCCACCTGGAAGGCGTGGTTGAACATCGCGAACACCGGCTCGCTGCGGCTGCCGTCCGGCTGCCGGCAGCCCGGGATGTCCACCATCAGGTCCCGGGGCAGCGACACGGCGGTGGCACTGCGCCGGTCGGCGGCCAGATGCAGCAGGATCGTGGTGTCCGAGCGCTCACTGCCCAGATCCCGTCCGTAGCGCGCGTTCCCGTCCCCGGCCCGCGTGTCGGACCCGATCAGCAGGATGTTCTGGGCGCCCCGCACCAGCGCGGTGGGCCGCTCCCGCTCGTACCGGGCCAGTTCCCGGGCGGCCGCGTCATCGGCGGTGATGTTGTTGCTGAGCTTGGCGTAGAGGGCCCAGCCGGTTCCGCCGGCCGCCGCCAGGAGCACGGCCAGCCCGAGCGCCGCCCCCTTCACCCACCGCCGCCGACGCCGCAGCCGAAGCCCTTCCCCGGCGGCCGAGGCGCCGAGCCCAGGACCGGGGGCCTTGCCCACGGAGTCGCTCACGACCGAGGCACCCCCTCATGGCGTACGAGCGTCACGTCCTGCTCTTACGACCATGGCGGCGGAAGGGGCCGGGAGGCGCCCTTTGTTACTCCAATAGAGGGACCCGCGGTCTGCTCAGCGGCGCACCGAACTCACCCGCTCGCTCTCGATCCGCTGGGCGAGAGCGTCCTCGTCCAGCCGGTCGAGATTCCGGCACAGCACCACGGACCCCCCGACGGCCAACGGCGAGTACAACCCCGCGCTGACCCCCTGCCACGTGTCGTACGACAGCCCCGACAGCAACCTCGACCCAGGACCGGTCAGATCCAGCGACGGCGCCTCCGCCAGGGCCCGCTCGACGACCTCCGCCCCGCTGAACTCCCGCCCGGCGACGATCAGCGCGGGCTCCTCGGGATCGACCGGAGCGAACGGCGCGAACCGGTCCCCCTGGCTCGGCACCTCCACGGCATAGTCGATGAACCCCTCGGGGGCCTGCGGGAACCGCCCGCCCAGCGGCCGCAGCGCCAGCGCGACGCGCTCCCCCCGGCATGCCCGCCCCGCGTCCAGCGCGTCCGGCCCGCTGACCACCACATCCGCGGCGGCCGGATCCCCGCCGAGATCCGCCAGCACGCCCACCGACGAACAGGCCAGCAGCCACACCGCCGTCTGCCAGTGCGCGGGCAGCAGCAGCGCGACCCGGTCGCCGGGCCCGGCGGAGAGATCGCCCTGGAGGAGATTCGCGGTCTTGGCCACCCAATTGGCGAAGGTGGCCACGGACAGTTCGACGCGTTCGCCCGTGGCGTCGTCGTAGAAGGTCACCAGCGGGCGGCCGGGGTCCGCGGCGAGCGCGGAAGCCAGCAGGTCGGCAGGGGTGCGATCGGTGGCGTTCACCCGGAAAAGGGTACGCGCGGGCGGACGCGTGCCGCGCGCACCGCCGCCACCGGTTCGGCGGAACGGTCGCCGACGGTCCATCAGTTCAGCATTGGACAGATTTGTCGGACTATGTCCAAGATCATAAGCATGCGTGGATTCCTGACTTCCTCGATCGGCGTCACCTGCGCCACGGCCCTCGCACTTCCGCTGACCCTGCCCGCGACCACCGCGTCCGCCGCGACCGCGACTTCGACACCTGCGAATGCCGCGACCGCGCCTTCGACTTCGACAGCTGCGAATGCCTCGACAGCTGCGAATGCCTCGACCGCTGCGAACCTTGCGACCGCTGCGAAGCTCGCGACCGCCGCGAAGCTCGCGACCGCGGTGACCGCGATCCCGCGGAGCACGGTCCGGGGGAGCACCCGCTCACTGCCCCTCGCCCCCCTCACCGACCGGCGCGTTCTCGGCGTCGCCCCGGTGCAGGGGCTGTACCGGCCCGACGGCGAGCACTTCTCGCTGCTCGGGGTCGTCTGGAACGACCCGGACACCGAGCTGCGCGGCCGGGTCCAGGTGCGCACCCGGTCGGCCGCGACGGGGGAGTGGTCCGGCTGGCAGGACGTCGAGACGCACAACGCCGACCACGGCCCCGACCCGGGTACGGCGGAACGCACCGCGCGGCGGGTACGCGGGGCGACCGCACCGCTGTGGGTGGGCGCCGCCGAGGGCGTGGACGTGCGGGTCCGCGCCGACGACACGGGCGCGCGGAGCACGGGTACGGGCGGACCGCGGCCGTCGAAGCCGTCGCACCCGGCTCGGGCCTCGAAGTCGTCGTACCCGGTCAGGGCCGCAAAGC contains:
- a CDS encoding TIGR03089 family protein, with amino-acid sequence MNATDRTPADLLASALAADPGRPLVTFYDDATGERVELSVATFANWVAKTANLLQGDLSAGPGDRVALLLPAHWQTAVWLLACSSVGVLADLGGDPAAADVVVSGPDALDAGRACRGERVALALRPLGGRFPQAPEGFIDYAVEVPSQGDRFAPFAPVDPEEPALIVAGREFSGAEVVERALAEAPSLDLTGPGSRLLSGLSYDTWQGVSAGLYSPLAVGGSVVLCRNLDRLDEDALAQRIESERVSSVRR
- a CDS encoding LCP family protein, with translation MSDSVGKAPGPGLGASAAGEGLRLRRRRRWVKGAALGLAVLLAAAGGTGWALYAKLSNNITADDAAARELARYERERPTALVRGAQNILLIGSDTRAGDGNARYGRDLGSERSDTTILLHLAADRRSATAVSLPRDLMVDIPGCRQPDGSRSEPVFAMFNHAFQVGGSACTIRTVEKLTDIRIDHHVVVDFSGFKEMVDAVDGVQVCLKEPIDDKAARLKLPAGKVGLDGEQALGYVRARKSLGDGSDTERMERQQRFLAALVDKMQSNDVLLNPVKLYPVLDAATSSLTTDPELASLRGMYQLVRGLRGIPTEQVQFLTVPRESYVYDANRDQLVEPEAEKLFARLRADRPVAVARNTPSKAPQTGEKGELSPAKGDPDPSNGSTPPAKGDASPAPTFHGNTAAEHTCE
- a CDS encoding LCP family protein, with translation MDAQGRGRADNIDPADQWVLNPNTGEYELRLSPSAPQSSVPRPRRPAARDNAGAPRRRKDSAPGETREKGKARGGTVPPPRSGRRKGGEPEAAQGRRATRRPVKKKSKAKKALAWTAGGTAFVVIAVGTAGYLYLKHLEGNVTTTDVGSAAKNGFSKNDAFNILIIGTDKRTGKGNEGYGDKGSVGHADTNILLHVSKDRTNATALSIPRDLITNVPDCPTKQPDGSEKVVPGTDNVRFNTSLGQDGRDPGCTMRTVQAVTGIMPDHFMMVDFNAVKTLTSAVGGVDVCLAHAVDDKESHLKLSAGQHKIEGEQALAFVRTRHSWGNQGDLDRIKVQQQFMGSLMRKMSSSDTLTNPSKLIDLAEAATKALTVDQGIGSVGTLKDIALELKKVPTKNISFVTVPVIDNPADGVVHKTVVVNQTTAPNVFDAIKNDVSFTEVKKKQKAEKDAEAARLKGSRSAPSDVRVRILNGGAEAGSAQETLQWLQTKEGVLKSENAGNAGPASRTTLEYAPDQAAQARELAQLMGLSGSALKPGKSVTNSQGLPAMTLTLGKDFKGAGASLTAPAKAPAVDKSTADTVKCAS